One Trichoderma atroviride chromosome 7, complete sequence DNA segment encodes these proteins:
- a CDS encoding Type I Iterative PKS (EggNog:ENOG41~SMCOG1022:Beta-ketoacyl synthase~antiSMASH:Cluster_7.1), translating into MEPLDGAPPPIAIVGIGLKLPGGITTTEQYWDLLINKRSTQTQVPDNRYGAHAFESKLGTPGTLKSTYGHYLEGDLEKWNASFFSMSKNEVEKLDPQHRLLLEVIWECMEAGGQKRWRGRNIGCYVGVFGEDWLDLYAKDPQHLGTHRILTGGDFALSNRASYEYDLKGPSMTIRTACSSSLVALHEACQAIYTGECESAIVAGTSLFLSPTMTIALSEQGVLSPTGSCKTFDAKADGYARGEAINAIFIKKLEDAIRDGDPIRGVIRGTATNFDGKTIGITNPNQEAHVALMRRAYEVAKIFNISDTAFVECHGTGTQVGDPMETGAVGRVFGSRGTYIGSVKPNIGHGEGASGLSSLIKAVLCLEHETIPPQVNFSNPNPKIKWDKYNLRVPTEPTSWLKDRLQRVSVIIDSAKSYISQEEALLDTGPQLLVFSAHQSVSLKERAAAVFNYAKRHHGQLANVTYTLGCRRDNLAQRAFAVYDGVNTPELSPIVKPKDSPRPICTALQIGLVNLLKGWGITPAAVVGHSSGEMGAAYAAGALTLEEAIIIAYYRGQVTQNYGRVGAMAAVGLGREAVVTYLREGVIIACENSPKSVTLSGDVERLDEVVALIKEDLPEIFVRKLRVERAYHSHHMCEIGGMYEKLLDGLVKDKKPSVPFFSSVTEKQIKRSGQLGPSYWRHNLENPVLFSPAVQLMMHSAVEDAVYLEVGPHAALSGPLRDIFKSVQISTASTYVPTLIRNENGPKSILSSLGRLYQEAVPVNLAAITAGRTVLTDLPNYAWQHDTAYWYESRVSRDWRLRKFPPHELLGNHILESDDLEPTWRNMLRLDDVPWARDHKIQDDIVLPAAAYIAMAIEALRQLNGGGEIDASLKQVEIQNALILKEQQAHEIITHFRPVRITSKLNSIWYEFSISSFNGASWTKHCVGKVRSGKEISAVARMLDSNRVKFLLLDGIVS; encoded by the exons ATGGAGCCTCTCGATGGTGCGCCGCCACCAATCGCAATAGTCGGAATAGGTTTGAAACTCCCAGGCGGTATCACGACAACGGAACAATATTGGGATCTTCTCATAAACAAAAGGAGTACGCAGACACAGGTCCCGGATAACCGATATGGCGCGCACGCCTTCGAAAGCAAATTAGGGACACCGGGCACGCTGAAAAGCACATACGGACATTATTTGGAAGGCGACCTAGAGAAATGGAATGCATCATTTTTCTCTATGAGTAAGAATGAAGTTGAGAAGCTTGATCCACAGCataggctgctgcttgagGTCATATGGGAGTGCATGGAGGCTGGTGGACAGAAGCGTTGGCGTGGCCGCAATATTGGCTGCTATGTTGGTGTATTTGGCGAAGATTGGCTGGATCTATATGCCAAAGATCCTCAGCATTTAGGAACGCACCGAATCTTGACTGGAGGTGATTTTGCCTTGTCAAACCGGGCTTCTTACGAATATGATTTGAAAGGACCCAG CATGACTATCCGCACTGCGTGCTCGTCTTCACTTGTCGCACTCCATGAAGCCTGCCAAGCCATCTATACTGGAGAGTGTGAATCCGCCATTGTCGCTGGAACtagcctttttctttcgcctACTATGACTATCGCCTTGTCTGAACAGGGGGTCCTCTCACCAACAGGATCATGCAAAACGTTTGATGCCAAAGCAGACGGCTATGCTCGCGGTGAGGCAATCaatgccatcttcatcaaaaAGCTGGAGGACGCTATTCGCGATGGAGATCCGATCCGCGGTGTTATCAGAGGCACAGCCACCAATTTTGACGGCAAGACTATTGGGATTACTAACCCCAATCAAGAGGCTCATGTAGCTCTCATGCGTCGAGCCTATGAAGTGgctaaaatatttaatattagcGACACTGCGTTTGTTGAGTGCCATGGGACAGGAACACAAGTTGGTGATCCCATGGAGACCGGGGCCGTTGGCCGAGTGTTTGGCAGTCGAGGCACATATATTGGATCT GTGAAACCAAATattggccatggagaaggTGCTTCCGGCTTGAGTAGTTTGATCAAGGCTGTATTATGCCTGGAACATGAGACTATTCCGCCACAAGTAAACTTCTCCAACCCCAATCCAAAAA TCAAATGGGACAAATACAATTTGAGAGTTCCAACGGAGCCCACGTCATGGCTAAAGGACCGCTTACAACGTGTATCC GTAATCATTGATTCAGCAAAGTCCTACATCTCACAAGaagaggcgctgctggacaCTGGCCCTCAATTGCTCGTGTTCTCTGCCCACCAAAGTGTCTCCTTGAAAGAGAGAGCCGCCGCTGTATTTAATTACGCAAAacggcatcatggccaatTGGCAAACGTCACATATACTCTAGGATGCAGAAGAGACAACTTGGCTCAGCGCGCCTTTGCCGTCTACGATGGTGTTAATACTCCTGAGCTCTCTCCTATTGTCAAACCTAAAGACTCCCCTCGG CCAATATGCACCGCGCTTCAAATAGGCCTTGTGAATCTATTAAAAGGCTGGGGAATCACTCCTGCGGCTGTGGTCGGCCACTCTAGTGGCGAGATGGGAGCTGCATATGCAGCCGGCGCTCTGACTCTAGAAGAAGCCATCATTATTGCTTACTATCGCGGCCAAGTCACTCAAAATTACGGTCGAGTTGGTGCAATGGCAGCcgttggccttggccgcgAAGCTGTCGTCACGTATCTTCGAGAAGGCGTGATTATTGCTTGCGAAAATAGCCCCAAAAGCGTCACACTATCAGGAGACGTTGAACGCCTGGACGAAGTCGTTGCTCTTATAAAGGAAGATTTACCAGAAATCTTTGTACGCAAGCTGAGAGTTGAGAGAGCCTATCATTCGCACCACATGTGTGAAATTGGCGGTATGTACGAGAAGCTGTTAGATGGTCTTGTGAAGGATAAAAAGCCTTCcgttcctttcttttctagcGTTACCGAAAAGCAAATCAAGAGATCTGGTCAACTGGGGCCATCCTATTGGAGGCACAATTTGGAAAATCCAGTATTATTTTCTCCGGCAGTGCAGCTCATGATGCATTCCGCCGTGGAAGATGCAGTGTACCTAGAGGTTGGTCCTCACGCTGCTCTATCTGGTCCCTTACGAGATATCTTCAAATCCGTCCAAATTTCAACTGCATCTACTTATGTTCCCACTCTAATTCGAAATGAAAACGGCCCCAAATCAATACTCAGCTCCCTTGGGCGACTCTACCAGGAGGCTGTCCCTGTTAATCTTGCTGCCATAACAGCAGGTCGCACCGTTCTAACAGATCTTCCCAACTATGCATGGCAACACGACACTGCATATTGGTATGAGAGCCGAGTTTCGCGCGATTGGCGCCTTCGCAAATTCCCTCCTCATGAACTGCTTGGAAACCATATCTTGGAGTCTGACGACTTGGAACCTACTTGGAGGAACATGCTCCGTTTAGATGATGTTCCCTGGGCTCGAGATCATAAGATTCAAGACGATATTGTTCTACCTGCTGCAGCTTATATCGCCATGGCAATAGAGGCTCTGAGACAGCTCAATGGCGGTGGCGAGATAGATGCATCTCTGAAGCAAGTGGAGATCCAAAATGCGTTAATTCTGaaagagcagcaagcacACGAGATTATAACACACTTTCGTCCTGTCCGCATAACTTCTAAACTCAATTCTATATGGTACGAGTTTTCTATTTCATCGTTCAATGGCGCCTCTTGGACGAAGCACTGCGTGGGCAAAGTGAGATCGGGCAAAGAAATCAGCGCTGTAGCGAGGATGTTGGACAGCAACCGCGTCAAGTTTCTACTACTGGATGGTATCGTGTCATGA
- a CDS encoding uncharacterized protein (EggNog:ENOG41~antiSMASH:Cluster_7.1): protein MEIRKSNDGHEHLFIVDRVKELIKVRSMQVSPTEIEALLSSHPCVADVCVVPLPHDIAGELPLAFIVRTPAGKEEDERALKQKLHEFVNAELADYKHLAGGIEFLDLLPKSASGKTKRGEMKERARKMADLSKAKNTPRVLQVYVYETSSDDDSDDDE from the exons ATGGAAATCCGTAAAAGCAACGATGGTCATGAACATCTTTTCATCGTCGATCGAGTCAAAGAGCTCATCAAAGTTAGG aGTATGCAAGTTTCTCCGACCGAGAtcgaagctcttctttctaGTCATCCGTGTGTCGCAGATGTCTGTGTCGTTCCACTTCCTCACGACATCGCTGGCGAACTGCCACTCGCGTTTATCGTGCGGACACCAGCcggcaaagaagaggacgagcgCGCACTGAAACAGAAACTCCACGAATTTGTTAATGCAGAGCTGGCAGACTACAAGCACCTAGCTGGAGGTATCGAATTCCTTGATCTGCTACCCAAGTCTGCGAGCGGAAAGACCAAGAGGGGAGAGATGAAGGAAAGAGCTAGAAAGATGGCTGATTTGAGCAAGGCGAAGAACACACCCAGAGTGCTACAAGTCTATGTATATGAGACGTCTTCTGACGATGAtagtgatgatgacgagtgA
- a CDS encoding uncharacterized protein (EggNog:ENOG41~antiSMASH:Cluster_7.1), with the protein MVVALIKNSEITEKYNLKHVKSTIVGASNLTKEVNEQFTHLFPNCQLIQGYGLTETSVVVSMQNRADIMFGSCGHFIPGYEGRLVDRDGEEVTELDTPGELLLRSPTIMLGYLDNEKETKEAFTSDKWL; encoded by the coding sequence ATGGTCGTGGCCTTGATTAAGAACTCAGAGATTACTGAGAAATACAATCTCAAACACGTCAAAAGTACTATAGTTGGCGCATCAAATCTCACAAAGGAGGTCAATGAACAGTTTACTCACCTTTTCCCTAACTGCCAACTTATCCAGGGGTATGGCCTCACCGAAACTTCAGTAGTAGTTTCCATGCAAAACAGAGCAGATATCATGTTTGGCTCTTGTGGCCACTTTATTCCAGGCTACGAGGGCCGACTGGTGGATcgagatggcgaggaagTGACGGAGCTAGACACGCctggagagcttcttttGCGATCGCCAACAATAATGCTGGGATATCTCGATaatgaaaaagagacaaaagaagcaTTTACGAGTGACAAGTGGCTATGA
- a CDS encoding uncharacterized protein (EggNog:ENOG41~antiSMASH:Cluster_7.1) — protein MPFTTLSYIPKLPFDPPDSVPIHEFLFSGGDEYGRYPIVDSLPPFTCGITGKSHSAANVKDRIEWLSAALASELGFDVNNGSEFDKVIGLFSFNTIDTMLVSWAAHRFSGISSPISPSYSTAELTRQLKAVKCKALFTCATLFPTALEAALAAGIPKAHVYLLEIPEKALKGANVPSDIKSVYHLVAEGK, from the exons ATGCCATTCACAACTCTCTCATACATTCCCAAGCTTCCTTTCGATCCCCCGGACTCTGTTCCAATCCATGAATTTCTGTTCAGTGGTGGAGACGAGTATGGGCGTTACCCAATCGTGGATTCTTTACCGCCATTTACTTGTGGCATCACTGGAAAATCTCACTCTGCCGCTAATGTCAAGGACCGTATAGAATGGCTTTCGGCTGCTCTCGCATCAGAATTGGGCTTTGATGTCAATAATGGGAGCGAGTTTGACAAAGTCATAGGACTGTTTAGCTTCAATACA ATCGATACTATGCTCGTCTCATGGGCAGCACATCGATTCTCGGGAATTTCATCACCGATCAGCCCCTCATATTCGACAGCCGAGCTCACGAGACAACTCAAAGCGGTCAAATGCAAAGCACTTTTCACATGTGCTACACTATTTCCCACAGCCCTCGAGGCGGCTCTCGCGGCGGGCATTCCCAAGGCTCATGTATACTTGCTGGAGATCCCCGAGAAAGCGCTGAAAGGCGCCAATGTGCCATCGGATATCAAGTCGGTTTACCACCTTGTTGCCGAAGGGAAATAG
- a CDS encoding uncharacterized protein (EggNog:ENOG41~antiSMASH:Cluster_7.1) yields the protein MRNEIRDLGIGKLPSTYTANVRIQLPHSPSNCHKTLEHHCFFVILLVQPVTMAPPTATATLEEEQQQTVIKMNAAAVAPEEEEMESQLSSLSRGPNPLQGIPTFPSFHEHRKHIVLHMAAVFRNWARHGYTEGISGHISVRDPEFPGLIWMNPIGKHFALMNGSDMLCLRISDGEIVGGNRSRPVNNPGFYIHSEVHKARHNIHAICHAHTIAGRAWCAFGKPLEMITQDICDLYGVLAVDTEYAGIVTAEQEGRQIAKALGPKGKAALLINHGIITVGQTVDEASFLLGLVERSCEIQLKVEAACAGNPNLKKSIIPHELAMNNYKMAGEKHWLYEEAQPDIQLEIELAGEVISRGLDDVKIDTP from the exons ATGAGAAACGAGATCCGAGATCTGGGAATTGGAAAGCTTCCATCCACTTACACTGCGAATGTAAGGATCCAGTTGCCTCACTCGCCATCTAATTGTCACAAGACTCTAGAGCATCATTGTTTCTTTGTTATTCTACTTGTGCAACCCGTTACAATGGCACCtcccactgccactgccaccttggaagaagaacagcagcagactGTCATCAAGATGAACGCTGCCGCTGTCGCCccggaggaggaagaaatggAATCCCAGCTCTCCAGCCTGAGCCGTGGCCCCAATCCTCTACAAG GCATTCCTacttttccctcctttcaCGAGCACCGTAAGCACATTGTGTTGCATATGGCCGCCGTTTTCCGCAACTGGGCTCGCCATGGTTACACGGAGGGTATCTCTGGCCACATTTCTGTCCGCGACCCAGAATTTCCCGGTCTTATCTGGATGAATCCTATTGGCAAACACTTTGCTCTCATGAATGGCAGTGATATGCTCTGCCTAAGAATCAGCGATGGTGAAATCGTTGGCGGTAATAGA TCCCGTCCTGTTAACAACCCAGGCTTCTATATTCACTCCGAGGTACACAAAGCACGCCATAATATCCACGCCATCTGCCATGCCCACACCATCGCCGGACGTGCTTGGTGTGCCTTTGGCAAGCCACTTGAAATGATTACTCAAGACATTTGCGACCTCTACGGAGTGCTTGCTGTGGATACTGAATATGCAGGAATCGTTACTGCTGAGCAAGAGGGGAGGCAGATTGCCAAGGCTCTTGGACCCAAGGGCAAAGCTGCCCTGCTGATCAATCACGGTATCATCACTGTGGGACAGACTGTTGACgaggcttcttttttgctgGGCTTAGTGGAGCGCAGCTGCGAGATCCAGCTCAAGGTTGAAGCTGCTTGTGCCGGCAATCCcaacttgaagaagagtattATCCCCCATGAGCTGGCAATGAACAATTATAAGATGGCGGGCGAGAAGCACTGGCTTTATGAGGAAGCACAGCCCGACATCCAACTCGAGATTGAGCTTGCGGGAGAGGTCATCTCGCGGGGCTTGGATGATGTGAAGATTGATACCCCATAA
- a CDS encoding uncharacterized protein (EggNog:ENOG41~SMCOG1240:riboflavin biosynthesis protein RibD~antiSMASH:Cluster_7.1), translating into MAQSHNQEALRLCVNLAREALEAGDSPFGSVLVDRNDKIIHQDRNRTVTGEKGDLKADATLHPEFTIARWAQQNLALEDRASATVYTSGEHCAMCAAAHAYVGLGRIVYISSTEQYERWMDEANVKRGAVAGLPINDVGPHVPVEGPIPGLDQEIHALHRERWQRQKLQ; encoded by the coding sequence ATGGCACAATCACATAACCAGGAGGCTCTTCGACTTTGCGTCAATCTCGCTCGCGAAGCTCTTGAGGCGGGCGACTCCCCATTCGGGTCCGTCCTAGTAGATCGAAACGACAAGATTATCCACCAAGATCGCAATCGCACCGTCACAGGCGAAAAGGGAGATTTAAAGGCCGATGCAACACTGCATCCTGAGTTTACTATCGCGCGATGGGCACAGCAAAACCTAGCGCTAGAGGATCGAGCGTCTGCTACCGTGTATACGTCGGGAGAACACTGCGCCATGTGTGCGGCGGCGCATGCGTACGTCGGCTTGGGCCGCATTGTGTACATTTCTTCCACGGAACAGTACGAGAGGTGGATGGACGAGGCAAACGTCAAACGGGGCGCTGTTGCAGGTCTTCCAATAAACGATGTAGGTCCACATGTACCGGTTGAAGGGCCAATTCCTGGGTTGGATCAGGAGATTCACGCACTGCATCGCGAGAGGTGGCAACGACAAAAGCTTCAGTAA
- a CDS encoding uncharacterized protein (EggNog:ENOG41~antiSMASH:Cluster_7.1) → MERPSRSPTTSEHETKPPHENVSEKQDADSPAKIPETQWQWLNKLQEEHDTPISDENRRRLEQELTADTCKIYINHLKEKYEKERGSKFMNAIKPVVEGLKAYTDGLNTLTKNALGLSITWGVIQLILECAGHSYKILGHIAKLIGTRTHTLSLFIEYSKDFIGYPRLDKALVSMYMAYLDTCIRAANFLEKSASANFFRGFFWGGKKSRGMEKVMDDLMECFKIVKREVSYAKHQRGHARRQEDHARHQRNHAIRCEIQTMAAFQGPSKWYMMQEHKGWPDAKMLPLNRRVKYYSRDEEIVKAQHHLSTGHMASDCNIRVCVIHGMFGVGKTQLALEIACQWEGPVFWLNAETPIKLKESLDEIARILRLDVEPGMHGKDLGNLAKQWLATHNGWLLIYDDLTSFDDMAGVYWPTLSQGSVLVTARSKNLSLPPDVQNHSIYISLPPLTGDSSKAFLKENLGHHEINDDDLERISTLLGGSLLALAHVVECIKAHNNELTDVNDAINALNGCNISAPDIWSLDHRQVSEDLPSWPYERLPREALDQALFNLDPSTLPELGALVILDLPTPLTMWPAEIYEELKSLFDPSSNCLMIDDEGFVAVHPIVKLDIRRRFHLDGIAAQAALDQAKETQKWFRNTTGLSVKLNARVKAFDRDFAASCH, encoded by the exons ATGGAGCGCCCGAGCCGCTCCCCAACGACGTCCGAGCATGAAACGAAGCCACCACATGAAAACGTTTCTGAGAAGCAAGACGCAGATAGTCCAGCCAAAATTCCTGAAACGCAATGGCAGTGGTTGAACAAGCTCCAGGAAGAACACGATACCCCAATCAGTGACGAGAATCGACGGCGCCTGGAACAAGAACTGACGGCCGACACCTGCAAGATCTATATCAATCATCTGAAAGAGAAATACGAGAAGGAGCGCGGCAGCAAATTCATGAACGCCATTAAACCAGTCGTTGAGGGGCTCAAGGCATACACAGATGGTCTTAATACCCTCACCAAGAATGCACTGGGACTTTCAATCACCTGGGGTGTAATCCAATTAATTTTGGAA TGCGCTGGGCATTCATACAAGATCCTGGGACATATTGCGAAGCTCATTGGCACTCGTACGCATACCCTGTCGCTATTTATCGAATATTCAAAAGATTTCATAGGGTATCCTCGTCTCGATAAGGCTCTCGTTAGTATGTACATGGCCTACTTGGACACATGTATTCGCGCAGCAAATTTCCTGGAAAAGTCTGCGTCCG CTAATTTTTTCCGTGGTTTCTTTTGGGGTGGGAAAAAGTCTCGCGGCATGGAAAAAGTCATGGACGACCTAATGGAATGCTTCAAGATCGTCAAGAGAGAAGTCTCTTACGCAAAGCACCAGAGAGGCCACGCAAGGCGCCAGGAAGACCACGCAAGGCACCAGAGAAACCACGCAATACGTTGCGAGATTCAGACAATGGCGGCCTTCCAAGGTCCATCGAAATGGTACATGATGCAAGAGCACAAAGGCTGGCCTGATGCAAAGATGCTACCGCTAAATCGACGAGTCAAGTATTACTCTAGGGATGAGGAGATTGTTAAAGCGCAGCATCATTTGAGTACCGGGCACATGGCGTCAGATTGCAACATTCGAGTCTGCGTTATACATGGCATGTTTGGGGTAGGGAAGACGCAGCTCGCCCTCGAGATCGCCTGCCAATGGGAGGGGCCGGTCTTTTGGCTCAATGCCGAAACACCAATCAAGCTGAAAGAGTCGCTTGACGAGATTGCGAGGATATTGAGGCTAGATGTCGAGCCCGGGATGCATGGTAAGGATCTCGGTaacttggccaagcagtGGCTAGCTACCC ATAATGGGTGGCTACTTATATACGACGATTTAACGAGCTTTGATGACATGGCAGGGGTATATTGGCCGACTCTGTCTCAAGGTTCGGTTCTAGTGACGGCGCGGAGCAAGAACCTGTCGCTTCCTCCGGATGTACAAAATCACAGCATCTACATCAGTTTGCCACCCTTAACTGGAGATTCCAGCAAAGCGTTTCTCAAAGAAAACCTCGGACATCATGAGATAAATGATGACGACCTGGAACGAATCTCGACTCTGCTGGGAGGGTCACTACTGGCCCTTGCGCACGTGGTAGAGTGTATCAAAGCGCATAACAATGAGTTAACAGACGTCAATGATGCTATCAATGCCCTAAATGGATGCAACATTTCTGCTCCAGATATATGGTCCTTAGACCATAGGCAAGTTTCCGAGGATCTACCATCTTGGCCATATGAGAGGCTACCGCGCGAGGCTCTAGATCAAGCCTTATTCAATCTGGATCCAAGTACATTGCCTGAATTAGGCGCACTGGTTATACTCGACCTCCCGACGCCTCTTACAATGTGGCCAGCAGAGATTTATGAAGAATTAAAATC ACTATTTGACCCGTCTTCAAATTGCCTCATGATCGATGATGAAGGGTTTGTTGCTGTTCATCCGATCGTAAAGCTAGATATCCGCAGGCGattccatcttgatggtaTCGCTGCACAAGCAGCTCTCGACCAGGCCAAGGAGACACAGAAGTGGTTTCGCAACACGACTGGCCTAAGTGTAAAGCTTAATGCGCGAGTCAAAGCTTTCGATCGCGACTTTGCAGCTTCATGCCACTAA
- a CDS encoding uncharacterized protein (EggNog:ENOG41~SMCOG1053:beta-lactamase~MEROPS:MER0026262~antiSMASH:Cluster_7.1) codes for MKPDKEIPTGFGSTTSKADLTNKVKEICNITGIVGMSAAVVHEGEVVWEESIGYSDLEEKCKATSLTMYPIGALSQSFTAAVVAQMSHRNILRYDDKVSHHLRGFLHPDADFSDNTTIADLLGHRTGLQAAESVLTEYGGRVSLLENEIIRAYHSLKRVAEPRSRFIHGAINYTLLGEIVHKYCPEGYDRYLRTNILRPLGMPCTCNVYTDRGGYGSHYSKLYHVGRRGEQLLSQRVDSLDAVLAPDLPALKPDIRYSNDNFEALVSYCKEKRLKRLQRLSSDKWNMTEQNRLDRHNFNTYREQQAAAEEIICLHKATMPNAARGMLSNVDALIKYCIGLNKAADKSWDPAPDDRGYKRAFPDVDLLFSPLQSMEGVPNEDKIKNTCSYAAGWATTTLPGRLEGLGANSKLIPMPMIGLGQTKATKVYWNQGVHCGSNCFVALVPETKSAVIVLTNTRTANDAADWIGQLLLQTLLGGDLNLFSVQMSMANAHKQHEDLVTSFNFVRGNDFWAFCSRPLEQYMGVYSNESDNRKTLIVWPETYEGVRPFVDKTPGQGEERTIRTGMTVQFANGMKKFILRHLYNDTFSWYSDWDGMVAGDKPTGYPPHYYVLHFHPDKYGGDSIKAVTWTHDPEMPEKGQRYYRSV; via the coding sequence atgaagccggACAAAGAAATACCTACGGGTTTCGGCTCAACAACGAGTAAGGCCGACTTAACAAACAAAGTCAAGGAAATTTGCAACATCACTGGAATCGTTGGCAtgtctgctgctgtcgtCCATGAAGGCGAGGTAGTGTGGGAAGAAAGCATTGGCTACAGCGACCTTGAAGAGAAATGCAAAGCCACTTCGCTTACCATGTATCCCATTGGTGCTTTAAGCCAGAGCTTTACAGCAGCTGTCGTGGCTCAGATGAGCCATAGAAACATCTTGCGCTACGATGACAAGGTCTCACACCACCTTAGAGGGTTCTTGCATCCAGACGCTGATTTCTCTGACAATACAACAATTGCagatcttcttggccatcgCACCGGGCTTCAAGCGGCTGAGTCTGTCTTGACTGAATACGGTGGTCGTGTCAGCTTACTCGAAAATGAGATTATCAGAGCGTATCACAGTCTCAAGCGCGTGGCAGAGCCACGCTCTCGGTTTATTCACGGCGCGATTAACTACACCTTACTTGGAGAAATCGTTCATAAATACTGTCCTGAAGGGTATGATCGATACCTTAGAACCAATATCTTGAGGCCTTTGGGAATGCCTTGTACCTGCAATGTATATACGGACAGAGGAGGATACGGAAGTCACTATTCAAAGCTATATCACGTCGGACGTCGGGGCGAGCAGCTACTGTCGCAACGTGTAGATTCCCTCGATGCCGTTTTAGCGCCCGATTTACCTGCTTTGAAGCCGGATATACGGTATTCTAATGATAACTTCGAGGCACTGGTCTCCTATTGCAAGGAGAAGCGCCTGAAACGCCTTCAACGTTTGTCGTCAGATAAATGGAATATGACTGAGCAGAACAGACTTGATCGTCACAATTTCAACACATACCGTGAACAGCAGGCAGCGGCTGAAGAGATTATCTGTCTTCACAAGGCTACAATGCCAAATGCGGCAAGGGGCATGTTGAGCAACGTTGACGCACTAATAAAATATTGCATAGGTCTCAATAAGGCCGCAGATAAAAGTTGGGATCCTGCGCCCGATGACCGTGGCTATAAACGGGCGTTCCCGGACGTGGATTTGCTTTTTAGCCCCCTTCAGTCCATGGAAGGGGTACCGAACGAGgacaagatcaagaacaCATGTAGCTATGCTGCAGGCTGGGCAACTACCACGTTACCTGGCAGACTCGAAGGCCTTGGAGCCAACTCCAAGCTGATCCCGATGCCCATGATCGGACTCGGCCAGACCAAAGCAACCAAAGTGTACTGGAATCAGGGAGTGCATTGCGGATCAAACTGTTTTGTTGCCCTTGTACCGGAAACGAAATCTGCAGTCATAGTGTTGACAAATACGAGGACGGCGAATGATGCCGCTGATTGGATCGGGCAGCTCCTGCTTCAGACACTCTTGGGCGGCGACCTAAATCTCTTCTCAGTGCAAATGAGCATGGCTAATGCACACAAGCAGCACGAAGATCTCGTGACCAGTTTCAATTTTGTCAGAGGAAATGATTTCTGGGCCTTCTGCAGCCGTCCTCTTGAGCAGTATATGGGGGTATATTCAAACGAATCTGATAACAGAAAAACTCTCATCGTGTGGCCTGAAACGTATGAAGGAGTGAGACCTTTTGTCGACAAAACCCCtggtcaaggagaagagaggacGATTCGAACTGGAATGACAGTCCAGTTTGCAAACGGAATGAAAAAGTTTATCCTACGGCACCTCTATAATGACACCTTTTCCTGGTATTCAGACTGGGACGGGATGGTAGCGGGCGACAAACCTACTGGATACCCCCCACATTATTATGTTCTACACTTTCATCCCGACAAATATGGCGGCGATTCCATCAAGGCAGTGACTTGGACTCATGATCCAGAAATGCCCGAGAAAGGACAAAGGTACTATCGCTCAGTATAG